One window of Nocardia sp. NBC_00508 genomic DNA carries:
- a CDS encoding MCE family protein — protein MSRATQTWRSTEKLRIRALGIAFFVVVALFVWTTIAIYNKQFVRSVQVDLITDSVGNALTRNADVKARGVSVGEVRSSRSEGGEVTLHLAIDPDKAQQIPVNATARLLPKTLFGERYVDLVIPEDPSPRHLTDGVTLHQDVSGNAIELSKLLDDLLPLLQAIPPQDLAATLGALSQALAGQGLALGESVVKLDEIFRQVNGVLPDLQADLRSFAEVAATYSDAAPQLIQALDNLRTTNATIVQRRTDIDVLYATLTPSSATTADFLIANRDNIIDVAADSRPALEQLAYYSPNYTCALANFAQLTPRIDKLFGKGTDRPGSRVTIELTNTRGKYLPNQDEPRWLDTRGPWCVPEKPLGVDPGQYPGGPPNDGSYAVPSRNPGDQEAGYLEPPQFGVYPAGKMPTIAGSPMEQQSLGAIYGAANGVAPDQVPGWVTRAGAPAFRGSEVSVR, from the coding sequence ATGAGCCGCGCGACGCAGACCTGGCGTTCGACGGAGAAGCTGCGTATTCGGGCGCTGGGCATCGCGTTCTTCGTCGTGGTCGCGCTGTTCGTGTGGACGACGATCGCGATCTACAACAAGCAGTTCGTGCGGAGCGTGCAGGTCGATCTGATCACCGACAGCGTTGGCAACGCGCTGACGCGCAATGCCGACGTGAAGGCCCGCGGCGTCAGCGTCGGCGAAGTGCGCTCGAGCCGTTCCGAGGGCGGCGAGGTGACGTTGCACCTGGCCATCGATCCGGACAAGGCGCAGCAGATTCCGGTCAACGCGACCGCGCGGCTCCTGCCCAAGACGCTGTTCGGCGAGCGCTACGTGGACCTGGTGATCCCGGAAGACCCGAGTCCGCGGCACCTGACCGACGGCGTGACGCTGCACCAGGACGTCAGCGGCAACGCCATCGAGTTGAGCAAGCTGCTCGACGACCTGCTTCCGCTGTTGCAGGCAATTCCGCCGCAGGACCTCGCCGCCACCCTGGGCGCACTGTCCCAGGCGCTGGCCGGGCAAGGCCTCGCACTCGGCGAGAGCGTGGTCAAGCTGGACGAGATCTTCCGTCAGGTCAACGGCGTGCTTCCGGACCTGCAAGCCGACCTGCGCAGTTTCGCCGAGGTGGCCGCCACGTACTCCGACGCGGCCCCGCAGCTGATCCAGGCGCTGGACAACCTGCGCACCACCAACGCGACGATCGTGCAGCGACGCACCGACATCGATGTGCTCTACGCGACCCTGACGCCGTCCTCGGCGACCACGGCCGACTTCCTGATCGCCAACCGCGACAACATCATCGACGTAGCCGCCGATTCGCGTCCGGCGCTCGAACAGCTGGCCTACTACTCGCCGAACTACACCTGCGCACTGGCGAACTTCGCGCAGTTGACGCCTCGCATCGACAAGCTCTTCGGCAAGGGCACCGATCGGCCCGGTTCGCGCGTGACCATCGAGCTGACCAACACGCGCGGCAAGTACCTGCCGAACCAGGACGAGCCGCGTTGGCTGGATACCAGGGGGCCGTGGTGCGTTCCCGAGAAGCCGCTCGGCGTCGACCCCGGCCAGTACCCCGGCGGTCCCCCCAATGACGGTTCCTACGCTGTGCCCAGCCGCAATCCGGGCGACCAGGAGGCCGGCTACCTGGAGCCGCCGCAGTTCGGCGTCTACCCGGCCGGCAAGATGCCGACGATCGCCGGTTCGCCGATGGAGCAGCAGTCGCTCGGCGCGATCTACGGCGCGGCCAATGGTGTCGCACCGGACCAGGTGCCGGGCTGGGTGACCCGGGCCGGTGCGCCCGCGTTCCGCGGAAGCGAGGTGAGCGTGCGATGA
- a CDS encoding MlaE family ABC transporter permease, which translates to MRRAGEVLRMPLNIIDRAGDQMSFYSRTIAWIPRTAVHYRKEVMRLLAEVTFGTGALAVIGGTIGVIVFMSGSVGVVVGLQGFKALDALGSSALTGFLTAYINTREIAPLVAALALSATVGCGFTAQLGAMRISEEIDALEVMAVPGIPFLVTSRVIAGFLAVIPLYIVGLLGTFLASRMVSIWFNGQSSGSYDHYFNLFLPPEDVLYSFLKVLVFAFVIIMVHCYYGFHATGGPAGVGVAVGRAVRAAIVLVNILDFFLSLAIWGTTTTVRVAG; encoded by the coding sequence ATGCGACGGGCCGGGGAAGTCCTCCGCATGCCGCTCAACATCATCGATCGCGCCGGCGATCAGATGTCGTTCTACTCGCGCACGATCGCCTGGATTCCGCGTACCGCGGTGCATTACCGCAAGGAGGTCATGCGGCTGCTCGCCGAAGTCACCTTCGGCACCGGCGCGCTCGCGGTGATCGGCGGCACCATCGGCGTGATCGTGTTCATGTCCGGGTCGGTCGGCGTTGTCGTCGGGCTGCAGGGCTTCAAGGCCCTCGACGCACTCGGCAGCTCGGCGCTCACCGGCTTCCTCACCGCCTATATCAATACCCGTGAGATCGCGCCGCTGGTCGCCGCTCTGGCGCTGTCGGCGACCGTCGGCTGTGGTTTCACCGCGCAGCTGGGCGCAATGCGGATCTCCGAGGAGATCGATGCGCTCGAGGTGATGGCGGTGCCGGGCATCCCGTTCCTGGTCACCAGCCGCGTGATCGCCGGATTCCTCGCGGTGATCCCGCTGTACATCGTGGGACTGCTCGGCACGTTCCTGGCTTCGCGCATGGTCAGCATCTGGTTCAACGGGCAGTCCAGCGGGTCCTACGACCACTACTTCAATCTGTTCCTGCCACCGGAGGACGTGCTCTATTCGTTCCTCAAGGTGCTGGTCTTCGCCTTCGTGATCATCATGGTGCACTGCTACTACGGCTTCCACGCCACCGGCGGACCCGCGGGCGTCGGTGTCGCGGTGGGGCGCGCGGTCCGCGCGGCGATCGTGCTGGTGAACATCCTCGACTTCTTCCTCAGCCTCGCGATCTGGGGCACCACGACCACGGTGCGGGTGGCCGGATGA